The proteins below are encoded in one region of Hordeum vulgare subsp. vulgare chromosome 3H, MorexV3_pseudomolecules_assembly, whole genome shotgun sequence:
- the LOC123440148 gene encoding uncharacterized protein LOC123440148, translated as MLLRLLALIFAAVLAASSSSIDARVVHPIFLPFGDNGRRLIGIQRCEQCFGICQEVHYRTLCSTLATLPGVTTPQQLLDAALRVTAAKSAMTEMRLDELMRSGVGRTVAMMSSLQSCRDSYASLTDSLQKSRTTLKKRDSHDDLMSELSAASTYSTDCRDIFDERPELKSPISGAQRHLTRLVSNCLDLAATIRQP; from the exons ATGTTACTACGCCTCCTCGCGCTGATCTTTGCCGCCGTCTTGGCGGCGTCCTCGAGCTCCATCGACGCCCGTGTCGTCCACCCCATCTTCCTCCCCTTCGGCGACAATGGCCGCCGCCTGATCGGCATCCAGCGCTGCGAACAATGCTTCGGCATATGTCAAGag GTGCACTACAGGACGTTGTGTAGCACGCTGGCGACGCTGCCCGGGGTGACGACCCCGCAGCAGCTCCTGGACGCGGCCCTGCGGGTGACGGCGGCCAAGTCGGCGATGACGGAGATGCGGCTCGACGAGTTGATGAGGTCCGGCGTGGGCAGGACCGTGGCGATGATGTCGTCGCTGCAGTCGTGCAGGGACAGCTACGCGTCGCTGACGGACTCGCTGCAGAAGTCGCGGACGACGCTCAAGAAGAGGGACAGCCACGACGATCTCATGTCGGAGCTGTCGGCGGCCAGCACCTACTCCACCGACTGCCGGGACATCTTCGACGAGCGCCCGGAGCTCAAGTCACCGATATCCGGCGCGCAGCGCCACCTCACACGCCTCGTCAGCAACTGCCTCGACCTGGCTGCCACCATCAGGCAGCCCTGA